In the Sorghum bicolor cultivar BTx623 chromosome 4, Sorghum_bicolor_NCBIv3, whole genome shotgun sequence genome, GCACATTGGACATCCTCCGATCATGTATATAAATGTATATATTGCAAAGGTAGATTTCATTATtaatatttccaaaattcaaCAACTATAAACTTTGCCGGCTACTTCTCTTATCGGAAATATGAGTACATTGTTCTAAGTTACTTTTTATCTTTGAATGGATTGACAACATAGAATCTAGATTCATTATGAATAATACTTATCTCTTTTTATTTGAGATAATATATACatgtatatttatataattttacaTTGTAACACATTTTTATCAGAAAAAACTTTGTGACGTATGAAATGAAGTAAAGAACATTGTAAAGTTTACTTGTTCGATGATGGTTCTTTATGTGTAAGACGTAGATGTTTTGGGTTCTCGTTCGAGGTGGAGTCAATGGACTATGGAATTTGATTCAGTTCCCATGTTGTTCTTACTGCCAAATGGGTGACAAATACACCAAAGGTCGAGTACAGTTCCGTCATAAGACCATTGTGAGTTGACGTGTGCTTTGACTAGAGCACATATAACAAATCTAAAGAAGATCTCAATCCACTATAAATACGAGTGCATGCAAACAAAGCTTAAGAGATTCCTTGCTATTGAATAGTAAATATTGatactattttctataaatttgattGAAGTTTAACAAATTTTGACTCATCCTAAAGCCTCCCATTTTGGGGACGAAGGGAGCAAGGCCCTATCCGCCATAAGAGCCGCTTTGGGACTGGGAGGAGTTGACCAGTCTCCTCGGCTGGGCACGTGCGCGCTTGCGTTGCAGTTGAGTCAACCACTTGTAGTTCACTGCCACGACAGGTTGAATTACATGGATCCGATCCAGCACAGTGCGAGCCTGCGAAGGAAACGCGGCCGGAGCGACGAGACGAGGCTTCCCGAGACGGAGGCCGCGGTTTCCAATTCCACGCCGCGCAGGTGGAGGAGTTCAGCGCCGCGGCGCCAGGATGGTCCGTGCTGCCGGACGTCAGCGAGATGATGCAGATGAGGGGGCGACGGGCACCCTGCCCAGTACGGACACTGGCCGCACGAGAAGATCGGCTTCGGCATCGACTGCGTGCACTGGTGCTTGCCAGGCCCCATCGATGCTTGGAGCGATTTGTCGCATCATTTGATCGCTAATTGATGGACGAGACACatgttttttttctcgaatacgcaggagatctgcgtatcattatattaaaaaAGAAAGAGTTTACAATACAACCAACGCGTAACAAGCGCGCTAGGTGGTCACTAGCTGGACCGACCTAGCAAAGAGTTCTGTGGACCGATATTACATAAATGGATCAACCAAAATGCGCTCGACGTCGCGTCCTACGAGTCCTCCCGGAAGAGCTCGCATGCACGCCCGTTGAACACTGGGAACAACGCATCTAGGGCCTCCACCTCGCTCGACGACAAGGTCCCAGCACGCATGGCGTTGAGAACCCCCCCCCTCTGCACGGGCAAAACTGGTGCAGACAGCGGAGCGATCCCTAGTCGCTTGTTTAGGAGAACTTCGCGCCGCTTAGAGGCCGGAATGTGCGTTAACGATTGGGCAGCAATCCGACAGCTCCTGGGCCGGATAAGCGGGGCCCTCTTGACAGGCGTCCTCTGCCGAGGCGGGGAGGCGATGAGGGGCGGCTCCCGCTAGACTCGCACCTCGTCAAGAAACCTCGCAAGACGTCGAGCGGCCTCGAGCGACGTCGGCGTCTCCTCCCCACGCGCGACGTCGAGTTGACCCCCGCGAGGAGGCGTCAGTAGTACTGACTCTGGCAACGATGGCTGAGATGAGGCGGCGGCCTCATTCAACGTCATCAGATCGTCCATCGACAGCGAAGAGCCCGCCACGGGTGGCACCGCGACCATCACAATGGGTCCCGTCTGAGGAGGCACAACTTGCACAGGAAGACGGAGGCGGGTATGCCGTGCGCGGAGCAAACTGTAATTCTGTACATGTTGCATCGTATTGGGTGCAGAAGTATTatgatttatgcattgtctattGTGCGTTCTACACCGTCTGAGCACGTCCTACCAGTCCAAGCTGCATACTGCTATTATTCTACTTCTCCCGTCAGAGTAGCTTATTGTATAGATCTAGTCGATCGCTGATGTCTATTCTGAAACAAGAACTCGGCAATTGGCTATCTGACGCCAAGTCGCCAACAACAGGCACCACGTTAAAATCAACCAGAAGTCAACTACAGACCTCAGATGTTTTCAATTGTGATGTGCAGAAGAGGAGCGTGGATCCAAGGCGCAAATTGCGCTGACCGCTGAGCAGATGGCATCCTACTGCTTGGTAGTACAGTCGCTATTAGCCATGGATTACGGCCTGCCGATAAGGATCCAGCTCTGATGAACTGATGAAACTTGCACCAACTTGCACCCGATGCTAAAAAGAATGGGCATTTGAAATTTTCCACTTCCCAGAAGGGCATTGTAAACTTAAAGGTGATACTGCCATGAACTTAGTGGTCAATGAAGATATGTGTCAATTCCTCTCACGTGATTAGCCAGCCAGCTCAACCATCAATCGAAGTTGTTTAATTGAGCAGCCTGAAGTGTCTGCAACTGCAAGTCATGGCAATGATCCGATTCCCTGTCTGTCCAGGAAATCTGTCATCAGCGGAATCATGGATTGCACGTTGCACGTCATCCCGATCCTGTTTGGACTTTTGATTCCAACGACTACAGCGCAAAGAGCTGAAGCAAGTCAACCACACGGGAGCTGAACACAATGACccctaaagaaaaaaaaggtctATTATGCACATCTTCTTTTTTGATTGCTTTCATCAGTGTAGAGTTTACTTTGCTTCGAGTAGcacaaataaaaaaaactccATCAATTTACAGAAGAAAATCAAGCAGCATTTCTTTTAGCTTGAAAGCTGGCACGAACAGTGCTATTGTTGAGAAAGCAGCATCTGGAGCAGCAGCTCGCTCCACAGGTCGATCGGGCCCGGCAAGCACCAATGCAGGCAGTCCACCACGAAGCTCCCGTCCACGCTGCCACCGGGCGGGTGACCGTACCGGCTCGGGTGCCCGTCCGGCCTCAGGTCCATCGCCTCCGTGATgtctagcagcagcagctccgcgCCGTTCCGCCGCACCGCCGCCTCCGTCTCCCTGAGCGCATCAACCTAAAGCACAGAAGGATTCATCAAGTTAGATACTCAGATGTCGCGTTCCACGTTGCAAAGAAACGACGGCACGTCGAGGGGCATGGATGTCGTCGGTTCCCCACCTGCGCTGCGCGGTACTCGGCCTCGACGGCGCCGAGCTCGCGCTCGCCGCGCCGGAACGGGTGTGTGCGGACGCAGTCGCCGCCGGTGTTCCACGCCCCGTTCTCGAAGTGCGCGGGCGTCACCGTGCGGAGGATGACCTTGCCGCGGAACCCCACGCTGGCCGCGATGGCGGCCAGCGCCGTGCGGAACGCAGCGCGCACGGCGCGGGGCACGGGCAACACGGTCGAGTTTCCGGCGGCAGCGTCGTTGCGCCCGACGACGCTCCCTCCCTCGCGGTAAACTGATGGGCGTAGGAACCAGTTGGTCCCTGACATGACGACGTGGTCGAAGTCGGCGATGTGCGCCGCCCACCGGGCGTCCGCCGTGTCGAGATCGAGGTTCCACTGGCCGAGCGCCGCGTTCGACAGGTTGGCCTTCACCAGGAAGGGCGACCAGAAGAGAGAGATGGTGAAACCGTGGTGGCCGTAGTGGTAGTCGCGCCGGACGACTCTCCCCGTCACGTCGATCTCCGGCGCCGTCCTGACCTCCACCGGCTGTTCCTCCTGCAACATGCCCGGCGCGTCTCGTCAGGATCCAGGAGGAGAGGAGCAAGAAACTAACAACGGAATTAACACAAGCTGCGGTACCTTGGACAAGAGGCAGATCAAAGATTTGGCGTGATTCCTGGCGAGGGAGTCTCCGACGAAGGCCATGGACTTGCCCCTCATGGCGTCCAAGAACCGCGCCGCGTCGAAGCGTGGGAGGTCGCACCCGTCAGGCTG is a window encoding:
- the LOC8077699 gene encoding protein trichome birefringence-like 19, which codes for MKPHKSSPFSPKRSAAIATPVIVLLLLALVSLYDITFSYRYPHIDRVAPSISSSSSASTASACDFTRGEWVPDTEAPYYTNLTCQFIDDLQNCMKFGKPSLEFLRWRWQPDGCDLPRFDAARFLDAMRGKSMAFVGDSLARNHAKSLICLLSKEEQPVEVRTAPEIDVTGRVVRRDYHYGHHGFTISLFWSPFLVKANLSNAALGQWNLDLDTADARWAAHIADFDHVVMSGTNWFLRPSVYREGGSVVGRNDAAAGNSTVLPVPRAVRAAFRTALAAIAASVGFRGKVILRTVTPAHFENGAWNTGGDCVRTHPFRRGERELGAVEAEYRAAQVDALRETEAAVRRNGAELLLLDITEAMDLRPDGHPSRYGHPPGGSVDGSFVVDCLHWCLPGPIDLWSELLLQMLLSQQ